From Caloranaerobacter sp. TR13, one genomic window encodes:
- a CDS encoding sodium ion-translocating decarboxylase subunit beta yields MFLDILEQFWTSTGFSALTIKEVIMLVIASTLLYLAIKKGYEPYLLIPIAFGMLLTNLPLGGLMAEPVKELVTDPVTGKMVYKTKQVGGLLYYLYQGTKLGIYPPIIFLCVGAMTDFGPLIANPRSLLLGAAAQFGIFFTFIGAIFLGFTGPEAASIGIIGGADGPTALYLTTRLAPHLLGAIAVAAYSYMALVPIIQPPIMRALTTEKERKVKMQQLRPVSKKEKIIFPIVVATFSILLLPSSAPLLGMLMFGNLIRESGVVERLSNTAQNALSNIITIFLGLTVGATAKAESFLDITTIKIIVLGLIAFSIGTAAGVIFGKIMYKVSGGKVNPLIGAAGVSAVPMAARVVQKVGQQENPTNFLLMHAMGPNVAGVIGSAIAAGVLLMFFGG; encoded by the coding sequence ATGTTTTTAGATATACTAGAGCAGTTTTGGACAAGTACAGGTTTTTCCGCATTAACTATAAAAGAAGTTATAATGCTTGTAATCGCCTCCACACTTCTTTATTTAGCGATTAAAAAAGGATATGAGCCGTATTTATTAATACCAATTGCTTTTGGTATGTTGCTTACTAATTTACCATTAGGTGGACTTATGGCTGAACCTGTAAAAGAGTTAGTGACAGATCCTGTAACAGGTAAAATGGTATATAAAACTAAACAAGTAGGAGGACTATTATATTACCTATATCAAGGAACAAAGTTAGGGATTTATCCTCCAATTATCTTTTTATGTGTAGGTGCAATGACTGATTTTGGTCCATTGATTGCTAATCCTAGAAGTTTACTTTTAGGAGCAGCTGCACAATTTGGTATATTTTTTACTTTTATTGGAGCTATATTTTTAGGATTCACAGGACCTGAAGCTGCATCCATAGGTATAATTGGAGGGGCAGATGGACCTACTGCATTATATTTAACAACTAGATTAGCACCTCATCTATTAGGTGCTATAGCTGTGGCTGCCTATTCTTATATGGCATTAGTTCCAATCATACAGCCACCAATAATGAGAGCACTTACAACTGAAAAAGAGAGAAAGGTTAAAATGCAGCAGCTAAGACCAGTTTCCAAAAAGGAAAAAATTATTTTCCCTATAGTTGTTGCTACATTCAGTATATTATTGTTACCATCATCAGCGCCACTTCTTGGAATGCTTATGTTTGGTAATTTGATTAGAGAATCAGGTGTAGTTGAAAGACTTTCAAATACTGCACAGAATGCTTTATCAAACATTATTACAATCTTCTTAGGTTTAACAGTTGGTGCTACAGCTAAAGCTGAGTCTTTCCTTGATATAACAACAATCAAGATAATTGTACTAGGACTAATAGCCTTTTCAATAGGTACAGCAGCAGGAGTTATATTCGGAAAGATCATGTATAAAGTTTCTGGAGGTAAAGTAAATCCATTAATAGGTGCCGCAGGGGTGTCTGCGGTTCCTATGGCAGCTAGAGTTGTACAAAAGGTAGGACAACAAGAAAATCCAACTAACTTCTTATTAATGCATGCTATGGGGCCAAACGTTGCTGGAGTTATTGGTTCTGCAATAGCAGCAGGTGTATTGTTAATGTTCTTTGGAGGTTAG